Part of the Candidatus Omnitrophota bacterium genome is shown below.
CCATTTTATTTTGAGAATACAACTCAGCTGGGAAATTATAATAAAAAGGAGGTTGTGACTCCAGCAATAACACAAGATAGGGATAATGTTACGGTTGCCAGATTGGATACGAAGAATACTTTTTCCATGCCGGCCAAGATCGCCTTTGTGCAATTTAAGCCTTTTGTTGCCAGCAGGCAGACCTTTTATGATAAAGGAGCAAATGACCAAACAGGAATTGTGCGGACTATTTTTTACAGCGGCGCGGATATGAGCACTAAGTTTTATCGTGTATTTGATGTCAAAACTAATTTCTTAGGTTTAGATGTCAATGGTTTAAGGCATGTAATTACTCCTACCGTAGGATATTTATATACGCATGTGCCCACTATCCCGGGAACCAACATAAAACAGATTGATGCTACTATAGATTCGATAAACCGCGGCAATACCGCATCTTTAGGTTTATCCAACAAACTGCAGACTAAGCGTAACGGCGCGAGCGTGGATTTTGTAGATTTTTTAATTACTACCAATTATGTACTTGATCCGAAGACCGGCGATAACGCCATCCTTACACCCCGCGCTGGAGAAAATTTAAAAAGTAATTTTTCAGATATACTCTATCAATTGAAAATATTGCCATATTCATGGCTTAGGTTTGAATCTGACGCTACTTTTGCGCATTCCGACCATACCAATGTCAATTACAATAAATTTTCCTTGGCTAGCTATGATTTAAGCTTTGATCTAGGTAATGAGCGTTCATTTTCTATTGGGCAGCGCTACGAAAGAAAAGGAAAGAATGAGGTCACTGCCGGTTTTACTGGCCGCCTGAACCCCAAGTGGAAATTTGCCATGTATCAGCGTTATAACTTTAAAAAGACCGATGTTCTTGAAGCCGGCTCTCAGGAGCAGGAATATACTTTGACCCGTGATTTGCATTGTTGGGATTTGGATCTTACCTTGGACAAGAAAAAGATCAGCGGCACGAGCATATATTTTACCTTCAGGCTTAAGGCTTTTCCTGAAAACCAATTTGGTTTTAATCAATCTGTAAGCGCAAAGAAATCTGGGACTCCATAAAATGAATATCTCAATTATTGGTTCAGGTTATGTCGGATTAGTCAGCGGCGCTTGTTTTGCTGAACTGGGAAACCATGTTATTTGCGCTGACAATGACAAGAAGAAGATTAACGGGCTTAAGAAAGGGATAGTCCCTATTTATGAGCCGGGCTTACAGGAGCTGATTACCAATAACCTTAAGAATAAAAGGCTTAAATTTACCTCCAGCATTAAGGATGCGGTAGAAGCCAGTGAAGTAATTTTTATTGCCGTAGGGACTCCGGCTCTGGAAAATGGCGAAGCGGATTTAACCGGCATCGAAAATGTTGCCCGCAACATTGCCCAGAATATGGACGGCTACCGTTTAATTGTTGAAAAATCTACCGTGCCGGTTGAGACCTGCGCCTGGATCAAGAAAACAATTGCTACTTATATTAAAAATAAGCATAAGTTTGATGTGGTTTCTAATCCGGAGTTTTTACGGGAGGGTTCGGCAATTAATGATTTCAATCATTCGGATCGCATTGTTTTAGGAGTAGAAAGTATTAGGGCCAGACAGATAATGACTGATCTTTATCAACCTTTGAACAGGCCTATTTTAATTACCAATATTAAATCCGCTGAATTGATCAAACACGCTTCCAATGCTTTCCTGGCGACTAAAATCTCTTTTATTAACGCCTTATCCCGTATTTGCGACCGGGTGGGGGCCGATGTTAAAGAAGTGGCCCAGGGCATGGGCCTGGATAACCGTATTGGCCGTCATTTTTTGCATGCCGGGATCGGCTATGGCGGTTCTTGTTTTCCCAAAGACATTGAAGCCTTTATTACTATCGCGGATAAATTAGGTTACGATTTTCAAATTCTTAAAGCGGTAAGGGATACTAATGATGAACAAAAGAAATATGTTTTGCAAAAAATCAAGGATAGCCTCTGGATTATCAAAGATAAAACAATTGCTGTTTTGGGCCTGGCCTTTAAGCCGAATACCGATGATTTAAGGAATTCTTCCAGTATTGATTTAATTAACGCCTTGGCGCAAGAGGGGGCCAAGATCAAAGTTTATGACCCCAAGGCAATGGAGAAAGCAAGAAGAGTTTTAAAAGATGTAATCTTCTGTAAAAATCCATACCAGGCGGCATTAAATTCCGATTGCCTTATTATTGCCACAGAATGGAATGAATTTAAAGAACTGGATTTTAGAAAATTAAAAAAGAAGTTAAAACGAGCCTTGATCGTAGATGGAAGGAATATTTATGATTCCAAGCTGCTTAAAAAACTCGGTTTTACTTACGTCGGTATAGGAAGGGGTAATGCATAAAGTCTTGCTGGATTTAGGCAAAAAAATAAAAAATCGACAGCTAGAGTTGGCCGTTGTCGGTTTGGGCTATGTGGGATTTCCTTTGGCTTTAGAATTTGCCAAGAAAGGCATCAAGGTAACTGGGATTGAAATAGATTCCGGCCGCCTAAGTTCTATTGCCAGGCGAAAGTCTTATATTAGCGATATTAGCAGTAATGAGTTAAAAGATGCGCTGGAGAGCGGATATTTTAGGGCCAGCGCGGATTTTTCGGATATCCGCCAGGCCGATGTTGTCTTAATTTGCGTGCCCACCCCGCTTAAAGGAAAATATTTGCCGGATATTTCTTTTATTAAGAATGCGGTTAGAGCGGTGGCAGCGCAT
Proteins encoded:
- a CDS encoding UDP-glucose/GDP-mannose dehydrogenase family protein; this encodes MNISIIGSGYVGLVSGACFAELGNHVICADNDKKKINGLKKGIVPIYEPGLQELITNNLKNKRLKFTSSIKDAVEASEVIFIAVGTPALENGEADLTGIENVARNIAQNMDGYRLIVEKSTVPVETCAWIKKTIATYIKNKHKFDVVSNPEFLREGSAINDFNHSDRIVLGVESIRARQIMTDLYQPLNRPILITNIKSAELIKHASNAFLATKISFINALSRICDRVGADVKEVAQGMGLDNRIGRHFLHAGIGYGGSCFPKDIEAFITIADKLGYDFQILKAVRDTNDEQKKYVLQKIKDSLWIIKDKTIAVLGLAFKPNTDDLRNSSSIDLINALAQEGAKIKVYDPKAMEKARRVLKDVIFCKNPYQAALNSDCLIIATEWNEFKELDFRKLKKKLKRALIVDGRNIYDSKLLKKLGFTYVGIGRGNA